The following coding sequences lie in one Lolium perenne isolate Kyuss_39 chromosome 2, Kyuss_2.0, whole genome shotgun sequence genomic window:
- the LOC127335677 gene encoding uncharacterized protein isoform X2: MQASARFCSSSASSKKVFADISDAVVRSQYRPLCGKAHLSSLSGEDPPRVQKRVSKQERRARVEEFVENYRASHEGKFPSATSVRQQLGGSYYISWELLQELEYNSRLKCDVRDASFNSRNFEGRYGLNNNDLSTKDARTKEEMVVPEVQKRVTKQERRIRIEEFVEKASHDGKFPCATHVRQHVGGSYYIALALLQELVYNSKLESGVRNASFNSASVKEKHGFNNIDFSTRERDAILGFEGMKEEMP; the protein is encoded by the exons ATGCAAGCGTCCGCGCGCTTCTGCTCCTCCTCTGCGTCCTCCAAGAAGG TCTTTGCTGACATTTCTGACGCCGTTGTACGGTCACAATATCGGCCTCTCTGTGGGAAGGCACACCTGTCTTCTTTGTCTGGTGAGGATCCACCGAGAGTTCAGAAGAGAGTATCAAAACAAGAAAGAAGGGCCAGGGTGGAAGAATTTGTTGAAAA TTACAGGGCATCACATGAAGGAAAATTTCCATCTGCTACATCTGTTCGTCAGCAGCTTGGAGGGTCCTACTACATATCGTGGGAATTACTCCAGGAATTGGAGTATAATTCAAGACTAAAATGTGATGTCAGAGATGCCTCTTTCAACTCGAGAAACTTTGAGGGAAGATATGGGCTAAACAACAATGACCTCTCAACCAAAGATGCTAGGACCAAAGAAGAAATG GTTGTACCCGAAGTCCAGAAGAGAGTAACAAAGCAAGAAAGAAGGATCAGGATAGAGGAATTTGTTGAAAA GGCTTCGCATGATGGAAAGTTTCCATGCGCAACACATGTTCGTCAGCATGTTGGAGGGTCCTACTACATAGCGCTCGCATTACTCCAGGAATTGGTGTACAATTCAAAACTGGAGAGTGGTGTCAGAAACGCCTCTTTCAACTCAGCATCGGTGAAGGAAAAACATGGGTTCAACAATATCGATTTCTCCACAAGAGAAAGAGATGCTATTCTCGGCTTTGAGGGCATGAAGGAAGAAATG CCGTAA
- the LOC127335676 gene encoding uncharacterized protein: protein MATTTFFHPLAVPVAGARLRRCPLALPAPTRAPPRRPTPLLVARARANTRTPAASRQPNAAPPKKEADEEVEVEEELPWIQDKALDLVEFTGTVTQAIPGPRVGSSPVPWLLAVPLAYVGVSLALAVARTYRRFTSPRTQKKKRVTKNIFLLKSLDELFQKGRETVDFPALQELMQKTGFDMDDIVRKYIRYTLNEKQFNPDVVVDLIHLRKASMLEDAEVAEILNEISRRIVREKGPIVMDLTGFTEQGFKRKLAVQTLFGKIMYLSELPEFCSRDSSLVVKEIFGVTDEDADSLRSHTLSEAGDIESLERMIDDSDIEQGTPPSS from the exons ATGGCGACCACCACCTTCTTCCACCCGCTCGCCGTCCCCGTCGCCGGCGCCCGCCTCCGCCGCTGCCCCCTCGCCCTGCCCGCCCCCACCCGCGCACCTCCCCGCCGGCCCACGCCCCTCCTCGTCGCCCGCGCCCGCGCCAACACCCGGACCCCCGCCGCCTCCCGCCAGCCCAACGCCGCGCCCCCGAAGAAGGAGGCGgacgaggaggtggaggtggaggaggagctgCCGTGGATCCAGGACAAGGCGCTGGACCTCGTCGAGTTCACCGGCACCGTCACGCAGGCCATCCCCGGGCCCCGCGTCGGCTCCAGCCCCGTCCCCTGGCTCCTCGCCGTCCCGCTCGCCTACGTAGGCGTATCCCTCGCGCTCGCCGTCGCACGCACCTACCGCAGGTTCACATCCCCGCGcacgcagaagaagaagagg GTAACTAAGAATATATTCTTGCTAAAGTCACTAGATGAGTTGTTTCAGAAGGGCAGGGAAACAGTGGATTTTCCAGCTCTCCAAGAACTAATGCAAAAG ACAGGATTTGACATGGATGATATAGTAAGAAAGTACATCCGATATACACTGAATGAAAAACAATTCAATCCTGATGTGGTTGTGGATCTCATACATCTTAGGAAAGCATCTATGTTAGAAGATGCTGAAGTTGCTGAAATTCTGAATGAGATATCAAGAAGGATTGTTCGGGAAAAAG GTCCAATAGTTATGGACTTAACTGGATTTACAGAACAAGGTTTTAAGAGGAAGCTTGCTGTGCAAACATTGTTTGGAAAAATCATGTACTTATCAGAG CTCCCGGAGTTCTGTTCTCGTGACAGCTCGCTTGTTGTCAAAGAAATCTTTGGAGTTACAGA TGAGGATGCAGACAGCCTTCGAAGTCACACCCTTTCTGAAGCTGGTGATATCGAGTCATTAGAAAGAATGATCGATGATTCTGACATTGAACAAGGTACCCCACCATCATCTTGA
- the LOC127335677 gene encoding uncharacterized protein isoform X3 — MQASARFCSSSASSKKVFADISDAVVRSQYRPLCGKAHLSSLSGEDPPRVQKRVSKQERRARVEEFVENYRASHEGKFPSATSVRQQLGGSYYISWELLQELEYNSRLKCDVRDASFNSRNFEGRYGLNNNDLSTKDARTKEEMVVPEVQKRVTKQERRIRIEEFVEK, encoded by the exons ATGCAAGCGTCCGCGCGCTTCTGCTCCTCCTCTGCGTCCTCCAAGAAGG TCTTTGCTGACATTTCTGACGCCGTTGTACGGTCACAATATCGGCCTCTCTGTGGGAAGGCACACCTGTCTTCTTTGTCTGGTGAGGATCCACCGAGAGTTCAGAAGAGAGTATCAAAACAAGAAAGAAGGGCCAGGGTGGAAGAATTTGTTGAAAA TTACAGGGCATCACATGAAGGAAAATTTCCATCTGCTACATCTGTTCGTCAGCAGCTTGGAGGGTCCTACTACATATCGTGGGAATTACTCCAGGAATTGGAGTATAATTCAAGACTAAAATGTGATGTCAGAGATGCCTCTTTCAACTCGAGAAACTTTGAGGGAAGATATGGGCTAAACAACAATGACCTCTCAACCAAAGATGCTAGGACCAAAGAAGAAATG GTTGTACCCGAAGTCCAGAAGAGAGTAACAAAGCAAGAAAGAAGGATCAGGATAGAGGAATTTGTTGAAAAGTAA
- the LOC127335677 gene encoding uncharacterized protein isoform X1, with translation MQASARFCSSSASSKKVFADISDAVVRSQYRPLCGKAHLSSLSGEDPPRVQKRVSKQERRARVEEFVENYRASHEGKFPSATSVRQQLGGSYYISWELLQELEYNSRLKCDVRDASFNSRNFEGRYGLNNNDLSTKDARTKEEMVVPEVQKRVTKQERRIRIEEFVENYRASHDGKFPCATHVRQHVGGSYYIALALLQELVYNSKLESGVRNASFNSASVKEKHGFNNIDFSTRERDAILGFEGMKEEMP, from the exons ATGCAAGCGTCCGCGCGCTTCTGCTCCTCCTCTGCGTCCTCCAAGAAGG TCTTTGCTGACATTTCTGACGCCGTTGTACGGTCACAATATCGGCCTCTCTGTGGGAAGGCACACCTGTCTTCTTTGTCTGGTGAGGATCCACCGAGAGTTCAGAAGAGAGTATCAAAACAAGAAAGAAGGGCCAGGGTGGAAGAATTTGTTGAAAA TTACAGGGCATCACATGAAGGAAAATTTCCATCTGCTACATCTGTTCGTCAGCAGCTTGGAGGGTCCTACTACATATCGTGGGAATTACTCCAGGAATTGGAGTATAATTCAAGACTAAAATGTGATGTCAGAGATGCCTCTTTCAACTCGAGAAACTTTGAGGGAAGATATGGGCTAAACAACAATGACCTCTCAACCAAAGATGCTAGGACCAAAGAAGAAATG GTTGTACCCGAAGTCCAGAAGAGAGTAACAAAGCAAGAAAGAAGGATCAGGATAGAGGAATTTGTTGAAAA TTACAGGGCTTCGCATGATGGAAAGTTTCCATGCGCAACACATGTTCGTCAGCATGTTGGAGGGTCCTACTACATAGCGCTCGCATTACTCCAGGAATTGGTGTACAATTCAAAACTGGAGAGTGGTGTCAGAAACGCCTCTTTCAACTCAGCATCGGTGAAGGAAAAACATGGGTTCAACAATATCGATTTCTCCACAAGAGAAAGAGATGCTATTCTCGGCTTTGAGGGCATGAAGGAAGAAATG CCGTAA
- the LOC127329314 gene encoding mitochondrial intermembrane space import and assembly protein 40 homolog has protein sequence MSFSEDNNDSIDVKVQKALECPCVADLKSGPCGSGFIDASSCFLRSTEEEKGSDCVKPFIALQNCIKENPEAFSKEILEEEENDEEVEKSNLKVRAPAWSREANPKL, from the exons ATGTCGTTTAGTGAGGATAACAATGAC TCAATTGACGTGAAGGTACAGAAAGCTCTGGAATGTCCGTGCGTTGCTGATTTGAAAAGTGGACCTTGTGGCAGTGGATTTATCGATGCATCTTCCTGCTTCCTGAGGAGTACAGAAGAAGAGAAG GGATCAGATTGTGTGAAGCCCTTCATCGCATTGCAGAACTGCATCAAGGAAAATCCAGAGGCATTTTCTAAGGAGATTTTGGAAGAGGAGGAGAATGACGAGGAGGTTGAGAAGTCCAACCTGAAAGTTAGAGCTCCAGCATGGTCTAGAGAAGCCAACCCAAAGCTTTGA